TAAAGTAGTACAGCTTGTAAATGACGGCTTCTACAATAACGTCACAGCTATCATTTCTTCTTTCATGGTTAATGTCGTAGCTGGtagttcattattttatttcaaaataaaagaaggttTGTAtccaacaggaagtaaagtaccctTAGCGTAAGAcagtagaaaacaaaaaataaaagcatcacaaaaaCGGTTTTGAAATactcaaaacaacaaatgtgaaaaaatagcAAAGTGTTATGAGAATATTCCACACTTAAACCTTGTAGTATCATAATaaaatcacatatttaaaaagcagcacAGAAAAGTGACATAGCTTCAAACATTAGTGATATTAGCcggtctgtagggacttgggttgggaactggagggttgccggttcaagtcccggtgcggaccaaatatggaagttggtctggtagctggagaggtgccagatcgcctcctgagcactgccgaggtgcccttgagcaaggcaccaaaccccctccccaccaccagctcagaagcgcccactgtgggctgctccgtcactctggcttctctccattagtgcatgtccagaggatcctgtttgtgtgcatgtgtgtgtgtgtgtatttcagcctgtgtgtgttcatgatttACAGAGTGTGAAATCTTAAtctcttaatcttaatcttaatcgtAAAGTATGTGGCAAatttctgaagaaaaacagagttTCTGCATTAATCAGACTTTAACAGGGGGAAAATAGATATCTGACTATCACACTAATGCATTAGAAACCCAACTACACTTATTACAAACATTAAACTCAAACCTTCTATCACTTAAATTATTTGTGTTTACACTATTTGTCAagtaaagtaagaaaaaaagtgatttctagacaggaaaaaaagatgagGACAAAGGTCTAACTTAACAAGCACTTACCACTTGATATTTATTAACTTATATTCACACTTCAGTGGTTGGAATTCAGTTTCTGCCTCAGAAAAACTGAAACTACTAATTGCCTTTGGGGAGGTACACGGAAGAAACCGCAGCTATTGTGCAGCTTTCCCGACATTATGTCTGAGAAAGTCTCTAGAGTATGTCAATAAGAGAGAGATGAGTCAGGTGTTGGAAGACAGTCGGTCACACAGCAGGTATGTCATTGTCTGCCTTGTTAATGATGGCCAGATTGATCAATGAACTGGCCTTGGTCAGCCAGCACTTCCAGTAAAAAGTGCTAATAAAGGCCCTTCTGAATTTATCCCCCGATAGAGTGTATAAAGCTAggttaaaaaaagtgttgaatcCAGCTAGAGGTCTGGAGATAATGTATGCAGCATGCACGATTATGCGTGTGTCATTTCCCGCCTTTCGAGTTTCTATCCTCCATGCACGCAAGATGTGATATGGAAGGAAACACACTACGAACACCACCAGGATCAGCACGGTTACTCGCCTTGCTCGCATTCGACATGGACTGTTTGTGTGGGGCCCTTTCGCCAACTCTTTCACTATACCGATGTAACACATGAATACCACCACTAGTGGGAGTAGAAACCCAATTGCAGTGAGCAACCAGCTATACCACCACAGAGGCCAGGGTATGGCGCTAGCAAAGTCCGCGCAGGTTTCGTTGTGGGATATCATCGTCAGCATAGGTGTGATTTCGGCAGCAGCGAGGATCCACACAATTGAGCATGCAATAATACCCCAAATCTTCTGCTGCACCTGTGCAGccatcaaaggtttgatcaccACGATGTAACGAAAAACTGCAAGACAAGTCAGGAAGAGGATGCTCCCATACAGGTTTAA
The sequence above is drawn from the Labrus bergylta chromosome 24, fLabBer1.1, whole genome shotgun sequence genome and encodes:
- the LOC109992366 gene encoding 2-oxoglutarate receptor 1-like, which translates into the protein MATDNCTNIDDLLKCYYLPVSYGIIFIVGLVGNITSIGIYMTKLRPWKSSSIIMVNLAFTDLLYVLSMPFLIFYYSNGDLWTLGAFMCHLVRFGFHLNLYGSILFLTCLAVFRYIVVIKPLMAAQVQQKIWGIIACSIVWILAAAEITPMLTMISHNETCADFASAIPWPLWWYSWLLTAIGFLLPLVVVFMCYIGIVKELAKGPHTNSPCRMRARRVTVLILVVFVVCFLPYHILRAWRIETRKAGNDTRIIVHAAYIISRPLAGFNTFFNLALYTLSGDKFRRAFISTFYWKCWLTKASSLINLAIINKADNDIPAV